A genomic segment from Vagococcus zengguangii encodes:
- the rlmD gene encoding 23S rRNA (uracil(1939)-C(5))-methyltransferase RlmD, producing MKTQHNLKIGQKITLPIKRLGINGEGIGYFKKTIVFIPGALPDETVTATISNVAPKFAEATLNKVNKASSERVQPRCAVYEACGGCQLQHLAYEAQLVFKNDVVKQSLEKHKPTGYQHYKMRPAIGMDNPWHYRNKLQFQIRKDEHGVMAGLYQPNSHRLVGIDDCVVQQPITMNILNGAVRILEKYNVPIYDERRNSGIVKTLMIRTGLKTGETQLVFITHSPKLPQKNQMINELRHEFPQLVSIMQNVQPTKSSVIMGDQTIHLWGKESIAEQLEDVHFNLSPRAFFQLNPEQTAVLYEEARKALDAQPGDKIIDAYCGVGTIGLSVANLVGEVRGMDTIPSAIEDAKENAKRLGVTNTHYEAGTAEDLIPKWLENGFRPDGIIVDPPRTGLDKKLVNTLLKYPSKKLVYVSCNPSTLARDLVTLTKKYNVEYLQSVDMFPQTARAEVVAKLTLK from the coding sequence ATGAAAACTCAACATAATTTAAAAATCGGCCAAAAGATTACCTTACCAATTAAACGTTTAGGCATTAACGGTGAAGGTATTGGTTATTTCAAAAAAACGATTGTCTTCATACCAGGTGCCTTACCAGATGAAACAGTAACCGCAACTATTTCAAATGTCGCACCAAAATTTGCTGAAGCTACCTTGAATAAAGTTAATAAAGCTTCAAGCGAACGCGTGCAACCCCGTTGTGCTGTTTACGAAGCATGTGGCGGTTGCCAACTACAACATTTAGCTTACGAAGCGCAACTCGTCTTTAAAAACGACGTCGTAAAACAATCTTTAGAAAAACACAAACCAACTGGCTACCAACACTACAAAATGCGTCCAGCAATCGGCATGGACAATCCATGGCATTATCGTAACAAGTTACAATTCCAAATTCGCAAAGATGAACATGGCGTGATGGCGGGTCTTTATCAACCCAACTCACACCGTTTAGTCGGCATTGATGACTGCGTGGTGCAACAGCCGATTACGATGAACATTTTAAATGGTGCCGTACGTATTTTAGAAAAATATAACGTACCAATCTACGATGAACGTCGCAATAGCGGTATTGTCAAAACCTTAATGATTCGAACCGGTCTGAAAACAGGTGAAACCCAACTGGTCTTTATTACCCACAGTCCCAAGTTGCCACAAAAAAATCAAATGATTAACGAATTAAGACACGAATTCCCACAGCTGGTTTCTATTATGCAAAATGTCCAGCCCACTAAGAGTTCCGTTATTATGGGTGACCAAACGATTCACTTATGGGGCAAAGAAAGCATTGCCGAACAACTAGAAGACGTTCATTTTAATCTATCCCCACGTGCCTTCTTCCAATTGAACCCTGAGCAAACAGCTGTACTATACGAAGAAGCACGCAAAGCCTTAGACGCGCAACCTGGCGATAAGATTATCGATGCCTATTGTGGCGTTGGAACAATTGGGTTAAGTGTCGCGAATCTTGTCGGTGAAGTTCGTGGGATGGATACCATTCCAAGTGCCATTGAAGACGCGAAAGAAAATGCCAAGCGTTTAGGCGTCACTAACACGCATTATGAAGCAGGTACAGCTGAAGACTTAATTCCGAAGTGGTTAGAGAACGGCTTCCGCCCTGATGGTATTATCGTCGATCCACCAAGAACTGGATTGGACAAGAAATTAGTCAATACCTTACTAAAATATCCTAGTAAAAAACTAGTATATGTGTCTTGTAATCCTTCGACACTGGCTCGTGATTTAGTTACCTTAACTAAGAAGTATAACGTCGAGTATCTACAATCAGTCGATATGTTCCCACAAACAGCACGTGCCGAAGTGGTGGCTAAATTAACGCTAAAATAA
- a CDS encoding ATP-binding cassette domain-containing protein: MMTNIVELNNVTYRYGRKVFFKNLSLNLERGKIIALLGENGAGKTTLMRLLAGLSKNFTGEVSINGEQASEKIKASISFLESGLGFDKSEKLTRIIQFYVNLYSDFDLEKQTELMKFMELEASEKIGNLSKGQLEKFMLTIALSRQVPLYILDEPLSGVDIMAREKIIQALVSWVDEDATVLVSTHHIGEMERLVDEVVLLKEQEVIAQMSADDIREDYQLSLEDYYRKMYR; the protein is encoded by the coding sequence ATGATGACAAATATTGTAGAACTAAATAACGTGACGTACCGTTATGGGCGTAAAGTCTTTTTCAAAAATCTATCGTTAAATTTAGAACGTGGGAAAATTATTGCTTTATTGGGTGAAAATGGGGCGGGTAAGACGACCTTAATGCGTTTGTTGGCAGGTTTAAGTAAAAATTTTACTGGTGAGGTTAGCATTAACGGTGAGCAGGCATCTGAGAAAATAAAAGCATCGATTAGTTTTTTAGAAAGTGGGTTAGGCTTTGATAAAAGTGAAAAGTTAACACGGATTATTCAATTTTACGTCAATTTATATTCAGACTTTGATTTAGAGAAACAAACGGAATTGATGAAGTTCATGGAATTAGAGGCTAGCGAAAAAATTGGCAATTTATCGAAAGGACAACTTGAGAAGTTCATGTTGACGATTGCTTTATCACGACAAGTACCATTATATATTTTGGATGAGCCATTAAGTGGCGTTGATATTATGGCGCGGGAGAAAATTATTCAAGCCTTAGTTTCGTGGGTTGATGAAGACGCAACGGTCTTAGTTTCAACCCATCATATTGGTGAGATGGAGCGCTTAGTCGATGAGGTAGTGTTATTGAAAGAACAAGAAGTGATTGCGCAAATGAGTGCTGATGATATTCGCGAAGATTATCAATTGTCACTTGAGGATTATTATCGCAAAATGTACCGCTAA
- a CDS encoding GntR family transcriptional regulator: protein MEFNNSEPIYLQITRYIMFQIMSGELVSGQKLPSVRELAVALQTNPNTIQRAFAELEAKDVVYTKKGLGRFVTEDETVITYLRKQMIQGEVSAFIQKLLGLGFTKEEIIALIEDYQGE from the coding sequence GTGGAATTTAATAATTCAGAGCCGATTTATTTACAAATAACCCGCTATATTATGTTTCAAATTATGTCGGGTGAATTAGTTTCTGGGCAAAAACTACCGTCAGTGCGCGAGTTGGCAGTTGCGTTACAAACTAATCCCAATACAATTCAGCGCGCGTTTGCTGAATTGGAAGCAAAAGATGTTGTTTATACCAAAAAAGGCTTAGGCCGTTTTGTTACGGAGGATGAGACAGTGATTACTTATTTGCGCAAACAAATGATTCAAGGTGAGGTTAGTGCCTTTATTCAGAAATTATTAGGACTGGGATTCACCAAAGAAGAAATTATCGCGTTAATTGAAGACTATCAAGGGGAGTAG
- a CDS encoding NADPH-dependent FMN reductase, translated as MSKKIGILVGSLREGSYNRIVANKFVELLPEGYEAKFIEFGDVEYFNEDIDTPEKTPASWTRLREEIQSVDGVFFFTPEYNRSVPAALKNALDVGSRPYGQNSWAKKPALVVSVSMGAIAGFGANHHLRQTLAFLDMPTLQQPEAYIGSVHELIDENGEFNEGTTGFFQTIIDSYLDFFNKLV; from the coding sequence ATGTCAAAAAAAATTGGTATTTTAGTAGGTAGTTTAAGAGAAGGTTCATACAATCGTATCGTTGCTAACAAATTTGTAGAGTTATTACCAGAAGGATACGAAGCAAAATTTATCGAATTTGGTGATGTTGAATACTTCAATGAAGATATTGATACACCTGAAAAAACACCTGCATCATGGACACGTTTACGTGAAGAGATTCAATCAGTAGATGGTGTATTCTTCTTTACACCAGAATATAACCGTTCAGTACCTGCTGCATTAAAAAATGCGTTAGATGTCGGTTCTCGTCCTTATGGCCAAAATAGCTGGGCGAAAAAACCTGCATTAGTTGTGAGTGTTTCAATGGGAGCAATCGCTGGTTTCGGTGCAAACCATCATTTACGTCAAACCTTAGCATTCTTAGATATGCCAACACTACAACAACCAGAAGCTTACATCGGTTCAGTTCATGAATTAATTGATGAGAATGGTGAATTCAATGAAGGAACAACTGGATTCTTCCAAACAATTATTGATTCATACTTAGATTTCTTCAACAAATTAGTTTAA
- a CDS encoding phospho-sugar mutase, with protein MTNYQDVYQQWLAYDELENTLKIELAEMNNDEATIKEAFYAPLEFGTAGMRGILGAGINRMNIYTVRQATAGLAQLIKDKGERAMARGVVIAYDSRHQSPEFALESARVLAKAGIKAYVFEGLRPTPELSFGVRELNAVAGIMITASHNPKEYNGYKVYGEDGGQMPPHDANTVINYIRKIDNPLTVAVAAEDDQLIEMIGSEIDQRYLAEMTAVTIDHELIARMSEDLQIVYTPLHGTGKMLVERGLAQAGFENVTIVPEQANPDPDFSTVISPNPEEYSAFEKAIELAERVGADVLMATDPDADRVGAAVRLANGEYQILSGNQLGVLMLDYILNALKEEGTLPINGVALKSIVSTEMARAVAQSYDVEMVDVLTGFKFIAEKIQQYEDDKSKTFLFGFEESYGYLVKDFARDKDAVQAVVLLAEVAAYYKEKGQTLHDGLMDLYTKYGTYLEETISVTMPGVEGVEKIKNLMRSVRELGMEGFGGIGVTVTEDFLTGTRTHLDGKVETMDYPSSDVLKYFLVDGSWVAIRPSGTEPKIKFYIAAKAGNHEEASNKIAKIKETIQELQK; from the coding sequence ATGACAAATTATCAAGATGTATATCAACAATGGTTAGCTTACGATGAATTAGAGAACACATTAAAAATAGAATTAGCTGAAATGAATAATGATGAAGCAACGATTAAAGAAGCGTTCTATGCGCCTTTAGAATTTGGAACAGCAGGTATGCGTGGTATTTTAGGGGCAGGTATTAACCGCATGAACATCTATACAGTACGTCAAGCGACAGCTGGTTTAGCACAGTTAATTAAAGATAAAGGCGAGCGTGCGATGGCGCGTGGTGTCGTGATTGCTTATGATTCACGTCATCAATCACCAGAATTTGCACTTGAATCAGCTCGTGTTTTAGCAAAAGCTGGCATTAAAGCGTATGTTTTTGAAGGGTTACGTCCAACGCCAGAATTATCATTTGGTGTCCGTGAATTAAACGCTGTGGCAGGTATTATGATCACAGCAAGTCACAATCCTAAAGAATACAATGGTTATAAAGTTTATGGTGAAGATGGCGGCCAAATGCCACCACATGATGCCAATACAGTGATTAACTATATTCGTAAAATCGACAATCCATTAACCGTTGCAGTAGCTGCAGAAGATGATCAATTAATCGAAATGATTGGTTCAGAAATCGATCAGCGTTATTTAGCTGAAATGACAGCTGTTACGATTGATCACGAATTAATCGCCCGTATGTCTGAAGATTTACAAATCGTCTACACGCCATTACATGGTACAGGAAAAATGTTAGTGGAACGTGGTTTAGCACAAGCTGGTTTTGAAAATGTGACAATTGTACCAGAACAGGCTAATCCAGATCCTGATTTTTCAACAGTTATATCGCCAAATCCAGAAGAATATTCAGCGTTTGAAAAAGCGATTGAATTAGCTGAACGCGTCGGTGCAGATGTTTTAATGGCAACGGACCCTGATGCTGACCGTGTGGGGGCTGCTGTCCGTTTAGCTAACGGAGAGTATCAAATTTTGAGTGGTAACCAATTAGGCGTGCTAATGTTAGATTATATCTTAAATGCGCTGAAGGAAGAAGGCACCTTACCAATTAACGGTGTCGCGTTAAAATCAATCGTGTCAACTGAAATGGCGCGTGCTGTTGCGCAAAGCTATGATGTTGAAATGGTAGATGTCTTAACAGGTTTCAAATTTATCGCTGAAAAAATTCAACAATATGAAGATGATAAGAGTAAAACATTCTTATTCGGTTTTGAAGAAAGCTATGGTTATTTAGTAAAAGACTTTGCTCGTGATAAAGATGCGGTTCAAGCAGTTGTTTTATTAGCCGAAGTAGCAGCGTACTATAAAGAAAAGGGCCAAACATTACATGATGGCTTAATGGACTTATATACTAAATATGGCACATATCTAGAAGAAACGATTTCTGTTACGATGCCTGGTGTTGAAGGTGTTGAGAAAATTAAAAACTTAATGAGATCTGTTCGTGAATTGGGAATGGAAGGTTTTGGCGGGATTGGTGTAACAGTGACAGAAGACTTCTTAACTGGTACACGTACACACTTAGATGGAAAAGTTGAAACAATGGACTATCCAAGTTCAGATGTCTTGAAATACTTCCTAGTTGACGGTAGTTGGGTAGCCATTCGTCCGTCAGGTACCGAGCCAAAAATTAAATTCTATATTGCAGCAAAAGCGGGTAATCACGAAGAAGCATCAAATAAGATAGCTAAAATTAAAGAGACGATTCAAGAATTACAAAAATAG
- a CDS encoding peptide chain release factor 3, which produces MTEQLKQAVDTRRTFAIISHPDAGKTTITEQLLLFGGAIRNAGTVKGKKTGNFAKSDWMEIEKQRGISVTSSVMQFDFDGKRVNILDTPGHEDFSEDTYRTLMAVDAAVMVVDTAKGIEAQTKKLFQVCRMRGIPIFTFMNKLDRDGREPLDLLEELEEVLEIDSYPMNWPIGMGKGLEGIYDLFHNRIELYHPEKYDGERFIPLNEDGEIEGEHALAQDSIYSQVLEEVELVREAGNEFDEEAIAAGELTPVFFGSALTNFGVETFLETFLQFAPKPSEHKTQAGEEVSPYEEEFSGFVFKIQANMNPAHRDRIAFVRICSGEFERGMDVFLERTGKKIKLANVTQFMADTRENVENAVAGDIIGLYDTGNYQIGDTIFTGKLKVAYEELPQFTPEMFMKVTAKNVLKQKSFHKGMEQLVQEGAIQMYKTYHTGDYIIGAVGQLQFEVFQHRMLNEYNTEVIMTPMGKKTARWIDPEILDEKMSSSRNILVRDRFDQPLFLFENEFAMRWFNDKYPDVELKALL; this is translated from the coding sequence ATGACAGAACAATTAAAACAAGCCGTTGACACGCGTCGTACGTTTGCGATTATTTCCCATCCGGATGCGGGTAAAACAACGATTACAGAACAATTACTTTTATTTGGTGGCGCGATTCGTAACGCTGGAACAGTTAAAGGGAAAAAAACAGGAAACTTCGCAAAATCTGACTGGATGGAAATTGAGAAACAACGTGGTATCTCAGTAACAAGTTCGGTTATGCAATTTGATTTTGATGGTAAACGCGTCAACATCTTGGACACACCAGGGCATGAGGATTTCTCAGAAGATACTTACCGTACGTTAATGGCGGTAGATGCGGCCGTGATGGTAGTTGATACGGCTAAAGGTATCGAAGCACAAACGAAAAAACTTTTCCAAGTTTGTCGTATGCGTGGCATTCCAATTTTTACCTTCATGAACAAATTAGACCGTGATGGACGTGAACCGTTAGACTTATTAGAAGAACTAGAAGAAGTCTTAGAAATTGATTCGTATCCAATGAACTGGCCAATTGGGATGGGGAAAGGCTTAGAAGGGATTTACGATTTATTCCATAATCGTATTGAGTTATATCACCCAGAAAAATATGATGGTGAACGTTTCATTCCACTAAATGAAGACGGTGAAATTGAAGGTGAGCATGCATTAGCGCAAGACAGCATTTATTCACAAGTGTTAGAAGAAGTTGAACTAGTAAGAGAAGCTGGTAATGAATTTGATGAAGAAGCCATTGCAGCTGGCGAATTAACGCCAGTATTCTTTGGATCAGCCCTAACCAACTTTGGGGTAGAAACTTTCTTAGAAACTTTCTTACAATTTGCACCAAAACCTTCTGAGCATAAGACTCAAGCAGGTGAAGAAGTAAGCCCCTATGAGGAAGAGTTTTCAGGCTTTGTTTTCAAAATCCAAGCAAACATGAATCCGGCTCACCGTGATCGTATCGCATTTGTCCGTATTTGTTCGGGTGAATTTGAGCGTGGTATGGATGTCTTCTTAGAGCGTACAGGTAAGAAAATCAAATTAGCGAATGTAACGCAATTTATGGCGGATACGCGTGAGAATGTTGAAAATGCTGTAGCTGGAGATATTATTGGTCTTTACGATACAGGGAACTATCAAATTGGTGATACTATTTTCACAGGTAAACTGAAAGTTGCTTATGAAGAATTACCACAATTTACGCCAGAGATGTTTATGAAAGTAACAGCGAAAAATGTCTTGAAACAAAAGTCATTCCACAAAGGGATGGAACAGTTGGTTCAAGAAGGTGCAATTCAAATGTATAAAACGTACCATACTGGCGATTATATTATTGGTGCCGTTGGTCAACTACAGTTTGAAGTATTCCAACATCGTATGTTGAATGAATACAATACAGAAGTGATTATGACACCGATGGGCAAAAAAACGGCTCGTTGGATTGATCCAGAAATTTTAGATGAAAAAATGAGCTCAAGTCGTAACATTTTAGTACGTGACCGCTTTGATCAACCTTTATTCTTATTCGAAAATGAATTTGCGATGCGTTGGTTTAATGATAAGTACCCGGATGTTGAATTAAAAGCTTTATTATAA
- a CDS encoding L,D-transpeptidase, whose product MAISVYFFKEHRDPMQNAKAMISKAEKNNKGTKQKASKHNSSENNKESLTTDTTQSTVETIDQLKETVHPWNEPSEPAYPNIQHPEAISIEVSIADQRVYIKEQDKTIYTMICSTGDSKAGTPTPTGEFVIEPERGDKFYWADDDDWAYNWVSFSGHGIYLFHSVLMWNEHEVEEKEAVRLGQEASHGCIRLPLPDSKWFYDNITTGTPVTIS is encoded by the coding sequence ATGGCAATATCGGTTTATTTTTTTAAGGAACATCGAGATCCGATGCAAAATGCCAAAGCGATGATAAGTAAAGCAGAAAAAAATAATAAGGGTACCAAGCAAAAAGCAAGTAAACATAATTCAAGTGAAAATAATAAAGAATCGTTAACAACTGATACAACACAATCAACCGTTGAAACAATTGATCAACTGAAAGAGACAGTGCACCCATGGAATGAACCGTCAGAGCCAGCTTATCCCAATATTCAACATCCAGAAGCTATAAGTATTGAGGTATCAATCGCAGATCAACGGGTCTATATAAAAGAACAAGATAAGACAATATATACAATGATTTGTTCAACTGGTGACAGTAAAGCAGGAACACCAACACCGACAGGAGAATTTGTGATTGAACCAGAGCGAGGGGATAAATTTTATTGGGCAGATGACGATGACTGGGCCTATAATTGGGTTTCTTTTTCAGGACATGGTATCTATTTGTTTCATAGTGTCTTAATGTGGAATGAACATGAAGTGGAAGAAAAAGAAGCTGTTCGACTAGGACAAGAAGCTTCTCATGGTTGTATAAGACTGCCACTTCCGGATTCAAAATGGTTTTATGATAATATCACAACAGGAACTCCGGTGACGATTAGTTAA
- a CDS encoding M20 metallopeptidase family protein produces MLLEETILKEAQALFNEMVTNRHHLHKHPETGMDLEQTVAFVSEKLSEMGYDNIKHVGQAGLTVTVGTGEGKVMLLRGDMDALPIQEESGVDYASQVPGKMHACGHDMHTTMMLAAAKILKKYEQEIPGTVKLMFQPGEEIMKGSKDMIDHGVLENPRPDAAVMLHVFPGNPVDVGTVGVMNPGKAMASVDWFTITIKGRGGHGSMPYLAIDPLVPMAAIQNALHTFQSRELPPNAVVSVTIGDIKGCETANVIPDEISMSGTIRAYDEEQRALIKSRMVELSEHIAQAYRCEAEVTFPAGAPYFESNPELVQHIADVLPHYLGKEKVLPVMMPTIPTMGSEDFAYISHEVPSTSLMLMTRDSRVHPAYNLHHPKLVMDDEAMPYGAAAYVAVALSWLEAN; encoded by the coding sequence ATGCTATTAGAAGAAACGATTTTGAAAGAAGCACAAGCTTTATTTAATGAAATGGTTACAAATCGTCATCATTTACACAAACATCCAGAAACTGGGATGGATTTGGAACAGACCGTTGCCTTTGTATCGGAGAAATTGTCTGAAATGGGCTATGATAATATCAAACACGTAGGGCAAGCTGGTTTAACTGTAACAGTAGGGACAGGTGAAGGTAAGGTCATGTTACTACGCGGTGATATGGATGCTTTACCAATTCAGGAAGAATCAGGTGTCGACTATGCCTCACAAGTTCCTGGTAAAATGCATGCATGTGGTCATGACATGCACACAACTATGATGTTAGCAGCAGCGAAAATTCTTAAGAAGTACGAACAAGAAATTCCAGGAACAGTTAAGTTAATGTTCCAACCGGGTGAAGAAATCATGAAAGGTTCAAAAGATATGATCGATCATGGTGTCTTAGAAAATCCAAGACCTGATGCAGCCGTAATGCTTCATGTTTTCCCAGGCAATCCAGTTGACGTTGGGACAGTTGGGGTGATGAATCCTGGTAAAGCGATGGCATCAGTTGACTGGTTCACGATTACAATTAAAGGACGTGGCGGACATGGTTCAATGCCGTATTTGGCAATTGATCCGTTAGTTCCGATGGCGGCGATTCAAAATGCGCTTCATACGTTTCAATCACGCGAATTACCACCCAACGCGGTAGTTTCAGTGACAATTGGTGATATTAAAGGCTGCGAAACAGCCAATGTCATTCCTGATGAAATCTCTATGAGTGGGACCATTCGTGCTTACGATGAAGAACAACGTGCGCTGATTAAATCACGTATGGTAGAGTTATCAGAACATATTGCACAAGCGTATCGTTGTGAAGCCGAAGTAACATTTCCTGCAGGAGCTCCTTATTTTGAATCTAATCCTGAATTAGTACAACATATTGCTGATGTATTACCGCACTATTTAGGAAAAGAGAAAGTGTTACCTGTTATGATGCCAACGATTCCAACAATGGGGTCAGAAGATTTTGCGTATATCTCACATGAAGTACCTAGCACGTCCTTAATGTTAATGACGCGTGACTCTAGAGTTCATCCTGCGTATAACTTGCATCATCCTAAACTAGTGATGGATGATGAAGCTATGCCTTATGGTGCGGCAGCTTATGTCGCAGTAGCATTAAGTTGGTTAGAAGCTAATTAA
- a CDS encoding ArsR/SmtB family transcription factor, with protein MSKQVPPHSLAEWIPNVSQLYKVLGDNTRLRILTLLLKRELNVSEICAQLGLEQSTVSHQLRVLRENHIVTNRREGKIVYYSLEDQHVRDILVETFTHVAHTAQE; from the coding sequence ATGTCTAAACAAGTACCACCACATTCTTTAGCAGAATGGATTCCGAATGTTAGTCAACTCTATAAAGTATTAGGAGATAACACACGATTAAGGATATTAACGTTGTTGCTTAAGCGAGAACTAAACGTTTCGGAAATTTGTGCGCAATTGGGGTTAGAACAATCAACGGTTTCTCATCAACTACGCGTATTAAGAGAAAATCATATTGTCACTAATCGACGTGAAGGAAAAATTGTTTACTATTCACTTGAAGATCAACATGTGAGAGATATTTTAGTTGAAACCTTCACCCATGTGGCTCATACAGCTCAAGAATAA
- the proS gene encoding proline--tRNA ligase gives MGKQEFVKEITSRDVDFAQWYTDVVVKGELAAYSGVKGSMILRPTATAIWENIRNEFNKHLERLDHENVMMPLLIPESLLLKEAEHVEGFAPEVAWVTEGGNNKLAERLAIRPTSEVLFAEHFRDIIKSYRDLPVLYNQWANVIRWEKTTRPFLRTTEFHWQEGHTCHETFEDADIEARQMLTVYRDLVGDLLAIPVVSGIKTQSEKFAGAYETYTNETLMYDGKALQLATSHHLGDNFAKAAEIKFLDREGKEQYVQQTSWGITTRSIGAMIMVHSDDRGLVLPPRVAPTQIMIVPIMQHKEGVLEAANELKAQLKADFKVKLDDSDKKPGWKFNETEMKGIPVRIELGPRDIENKVVTVCRRDTLEKSTLPLDENLNENLMALLDEIHENLYETAKKRQKEKTRHASTKEEFIEMIKEGGFVIAPYSGSEQVEDEIKELTGATPRCIAFENIDLDLTGVKDIWNGEDAKLMVHWARAY, from the coding sequence ATGGGAAAACAAGAATTTGTAAAAGAAATTACCAGTCGTGATGTTGATTTTGCACAATGGTACACGGATGTTGTCGTGAAAGGTGAATTAGCTGCCTATTCAGGTGTGAAAGGAAGCATGATTTTACGCCCGACTGCTACAGCAATTTGGGAAAATATCCGTAATGAATTTAATAAACACTTAGAGCGTTTAGACCACGAAAACGTGATGATGCCGTTATTAATTCCAGAAAGTTTATTATTAAAAGAAGCAGAACATGTTGAAGGTTTTGCACCAGAAGTTGCTTGGGTAACGGAAGGTGGTAACAATAAATTAGCTGAAAGACTAGCGATTCGTCCAACATCGGAAGTATTATTTGCAGAACACTTCCGTGATATTATCAAGTCTTACCGTGATTTACCTGTTTTGTATAATCAATGGGCAAATGTTATTCGTTGGGAAAAAACAACTCGTCCATTTTTAAGAACGACAGAATTCCATTGGCAAGAAGGACATACTTGTCATGAAACATTTGAAGATGCAGATATTGAAGCACGTCAAATGTTAACTGTTTACCGTGATTTGGTAGGAGATTTATTGGCAATACCAGTCGTATCAGGTATTAAAACACAAAGTGAAAAATTTGCAGGAGCATATGAAACTTACACAAATGAAACGTTGATGTATGATGGAAAAGCTCTACAATTAGCGACTTCTCACCATTTAGGCGATAATTTTGCCAAAGCAGCAGAAATTAAATTCTTAGACCGTGAAGGAAAAGAGCAATATGTTCAACAAACTTCATGGGGAATTACGACGCGCTCAATTGGTGCGATGATTATGGTTCATAGTGATGATCGTGGGTTAGTATTACCTCCACGTGTTGCGCCAACACAAATTATGATTGTTCCAATCATGCAACATAAAGAAGGCGTATTAGAAGCAGCAAATGAATTAAAAGCACAATTAAAAGCTGACTTTAAAGTGAAGTTGGATGATTCAGATAAAAAACCAGGTTGGAAATTCAATGAAACTGAAATGAAGGGTATTCCAGTACGTATTGAATTAGGACCTCGTGATATCGAAAATAAAGTCGTGACAGTTTGTCGTCGTGATACATTAGAAAAATCAACTTTACCATTAGACGAAAACTTGAACGAAAACTTAATGGCATTATTAGATGAAATTCATGAAAATCTTTATGAAACAGCTAAGAAACGTCAAAAAGAAAAAACACGTCATGCTTCAACGAAAGAAGAATTTATCGAAATGATTAAAGAGGGTGGCTTTGTCATTGCACCTTATTCAGGTTCTGAACAAGTTGAAGATGAAATCAAAGAACTAACAGGTGCAACGCCTCGTTGTATCGCATTTGAGAATATTGATTTAGATTTAACAGGTGTTAAAGATATTTGGAATGGCGAAGATGCTAAGTTAATGGTTCATTGGGCACGTGCGTATTAA